One genomic segment of Burkholderia multivorans ATCC BAA-247 includes these proteins:
- a CDS encoding IlvD/Edd family dehydratase: protein MSATKPRLRSAQWFGTNDKNGFMYRSWMKNQGIPDHEFDGRPIIGICNTWSELTPCNAHFRKLAEHVKRGIFEAGGFPVEFPVFSNGESNLRPSAMLTRNLASMDVEEAIRGNPIDAVVLLAGCDKTTPALLMGAASCDVPAIVVSGGPMLNGKLEGKNIGSGTAVWQLHEALKAGEIDLHHFLSAEAGMSRSAGTCNTMGTASTMACMAEALGVALPHNAAIPAVDSRRYVLAHMSGIRIVEMALEGLVLSKVLTRAAFENAIRVNAAIGGSTNAVIHLKAIAGRIGVPLELEDWMRIGRDTPTIVDLMPSGRFLMEEFYYAGGLPAVLRRLGEGGLLPHPDALTVNGKTLWDNVRDAPNYDDEVIRPLDRPLIADGGIRILRGNLAPRGAVLKPSAASPELLKHRGRAVVFENFDHYKATINDEALDVDANSVLVLKNCGPRGYPGMAEVGNMGLPPKLLRQGVKDMVRISDARMSGTAYGTVVLHVAPEAAAGGPLAAVRNGDWIELDCEAGTLHLDIPDDELQRRLSDVDPAAAPGVAGQAGKGGYARLYLDHVLQADEGCDLDFLVGTRGAEVPSHSH, encoded by the coding sequence ATGTCGGCAACGAAACCCAGGCTGCGCTCCGCTCAATGGTTCGGCACCAACGACAAGAACGGCTTCATGTACCGGAGCTGGATGAAGAATCAGGGCATTCCCGATCACGAATTCGACGGCCGGCCGATCATCGGCATCTGCAATACGTGGTCCGAACTGACGCCGTGCAACGCGCATTTTCGCAAGCTCGCCGAGCATGTGAAGCGCGGGATTTTCGAGGCGGGCGGGTTCCCGGTCGAGTTCCCGGTGTTCTCGAACGGCGAATCGAACCTGCGTCCGTCCGCGATGCTCACGCGCAATCTTGCATCGATGGACGTCGAAGAGGCGATCCGCGGCAACCCGATCGACGCGGTCGTGCTGCTCGCCGGCTGCGACAAGACGACGCCCGCGCTGCTGATGGGCGCCGCGAGCTGCGACGTGCCGGCGATCGTCGTATCGGGCGGCCCGATGCTGAACGGCAAGCTGGAAGGCAAGAACATCGGCTCCGGCACGGCGGTGTGGCAGCTGCACGAAGCGCTGAAGGCCGGCGAGATCGATCTGCATCATTTCCTGTCGGCCGAAGCCGGGATGTCGCGCTCGGCCGGCACCTGCAACACGATGGGGACCGCGTCGACGATGGCGTGCATGGCCGAAGCGCTCGGCGTCGCACTGCCGCACAACGCGGCGATCCCGGCCGTCGATTCGCGCCGCTACGTGCTCGCGCACATGTCGGGCATCCGCATCGTCGAGATGGCGCTCGAAGGGCTCGTGCTGTCGAAGGTGCTCACGCGTGCGGCGTTCGAGAACGCGATCCGCGTGAACGCGGCGATCGGCGGGTCGACGAACGCGGTGATCCATCTGAAGGCGATCGCCGGCCGCATCGGCGTGCCGCTCGAACTGGAGGACTGGATGCGCATCGGCCGCGACACGCCGACGATCGTCGATCTGATGCCGTCCGGACGCTTCCTGATGGAGGAGTTCTATTACGCGGGCGGCCTGCCGGCCGTGCTGCGCCGGCTCGGCGAAGGCGGCCTGCTGCCGCATCCGGATGCGCTGACGGTCAACGGCAAGACGCTCTGGGACAACGTGCGCGACGCGCCGAACTACGACGACGAAGTAATCCGCCCGCTCGACCGTCCGCTGATCGCGGACGGCGGGATCCGCATCCTGCGCGGCAATCTGGCGCCGCGCGGCGCGGTGCTGAAGCCGTCCGCGGCGAGCCCCGAGCTGCTCAAGCATCGCGGCCGCGCGGTCGTGTTCGAGAACTTCGATCACTACAAGGCGACGATCAACGACGAAGCGCTCGACGTCGACGCGAACTCGGTGCTCGTGCTGAAGAACTGCGGGCCGCGCGGTTATCCGGGGATGGCCGAGGTCGGCAACATGGGCCTGCCGCCGAAGCTGCTGCGGCAGGGCGTGAAGGACATGGTGCGGATCTCCGACGCGCGGATGAGCGGTACCGCATACGGTACGGTCGTGCTGCACGTCGCGCCGGAGGCGGCCGCGGGCGGCCCGCTCGCGGCGGTGCGCAACGGCGACTGGATCGAACTGGATTGCGAGGCCGGCACGCTGCATCTCGACATTCCGGACGACGAACTGCAGCGCCGGCTCTCCGACGTCGATCCGGCGGCCGCGCCGGGCGTCGCCGGGCAGGCGGGCAAGGGCGGCTATGCGCGGCTGTATCTCGATCACGTGCTGCAGGCCGACGAAGGCTGCGACCTGGACTTCCTGGTCGGCACGCGCGGTGCGGAGGTGCCGAGCCACTCGCACTGA
- a CDS encoding LysR substrate-binding domain-containing protein, translated as MPDASPWGNRSRLKTRQLLLVVALADEGSIHRAAAALNMTQPAASKLLRELEESIGAVLFERLPRGMRPTLYGDALIRHARAALGSLDQAREELAALKSGHLGHVAVGAITSPGLRIVPAAVADVKASHANIRISVEIDTSLALLEHLAQEKLDIVLGRLSAEHDKLHLRYEPLTGEPVAAVVRTGHPLLADAPLALADVQRAAWIVPPAGSVLRHRFELVFQRASLAPPANVVETAALLFITQLLEQSDMIAVVAEDVAHYYARHGIVSVLPLEMDCRMDDFGIITRTDRLPSPAVEVMTDAIRAAARTVYGVGV; from the coding sequence ATGCCCGACGCCAGTCCGTGGGGAAACCGTTCCCGCCTGAAGACCCGCCAGTTGCTGCTCGTCGTCGCGCTTGCCGACGAGGGCAGCATTCACCGCGCGGCCGCCGCGCTGAACATGACGCAGCCCGCTGCGTCGAAGCTGCTGCGCGAGCTGGAGGAGTCGATCGGCGCGGTGCTGTTCGAGCGGCTGCCGCGCGGAATGCGGCCGACGCTGTACGGCGACGCGCTGATCCGCCACGCGCGCGCCGCGCTCGGCAGCCTCGATCAGGCGAGGGAGGAGCTGGCCGCGCTGAAGTCCGGGCATCTCGGTCACGTTGCGGTGGGCGCGATCACGTCGCCGGGGCTGCGGATCGTGCCGGCCGCCGTCGCCGACGTGAAGGCGTCGCACGCGAACATCCGCATCTCCGTCGAAATCGACACGAGCCTCGCGCTGCTCGAACATCTCGCACAGGAAAAGCTCGACATCGTGCTCGGCCGGCTGTCCGCCGAGCACGACAAGCTGCATCTGCGCTACGAGCCGTTGACCGGCGAGCCGGTTGCGGCCGTCGTCCGCACGGGCCATCCGCTGCTCGCCGATGCGCCGCTCGCGCTCGCCGACGTGCAGCGCGCCGCGTGGATCGTCCCGCCGGCCGGCAGCGTGCTGCGCCATCGCTTCGAACTCGTGTTCCAGCGCGCGAGCCTCGCGCCGCCGGCGAACGTCGTCGAGACGGCCGCGCTGCTGTTCATCACGCAGCTGCTCGAACAGAGCGACATGATTGCGGTCGTTGCCGAGGACGTGGCGCACTACTACGCGCGCCACGGAATCGTCAGCGTGCTGCCGCTGGAGATGGATTGCCGGATGGACGACTTCGGGATCATCACGCGCACGGATCGGCTGCCGTCGCCGGCGGTGGAGGTGATGACCGATGCGATTCGGGCGGCGGCAAGGACGGTTTACGGAGTGGGGGTGTAG
- a CDS encoding ShlB/FhaC/HecB family hemolysin secretion/activation protein, with amino-acid sequence MKTIRRGNSAAAALLFIATSVSAQEAPRLTVPGNDQQSRQQEEARERERAVSAPGVRSNVTASSGYPALPSETPCFRIDRFALDVPDALPASLKSQGASTLPMDRFAFAREWLEHYTGQCIGKQGLDMLVKGLSQAILARGYVTTRVLLPEQDLSTGTLKFSLIPGVVRHVRFADDKLRGTWKTAFPTRDGDLLNLRDLEQGLEQMKRVSSQDVSMQIIPADVPGESDVVLDVKRGKPWSVVASVDNSGTRATGKLQGNLSLGIDNPLGLNDIFNVGVSQDLELGDKRLGSHGWNGFYSIPWGYWTATLSAYTNTYYQQIAGVNQTFIASGNSKTVDFKLNRVLSRSQNDVFGAQFRLSRRFGQSFIEDTEIPQQRRNNTFVEFGLTDRHYFGNAQFDGTLAYRQGIGAFGAQDDMLAADGGPTYRYKMAVLDANLSVPFAIAQQPLRYVTTFHGQYTGNTLYYIDDLTIGSRYTVRGFDGETMLAASRGFYWRNELQAPIGQTGMAIYGGLDYGRVWGPQPVVLVGTQLAGAVIGMKGSVATRFGAYGYDLFAGTPLYKPSGFPTARVTIAFQASAQF; translated from the coding sequence ATGAAAACTATTCGCCGGGGGAATTCTGCTGCGGCAGCACTGCTGTTTATCGCGACCAGTGTGTCAGCGCAGGAAGCGCCGCGCCTGACCGTTCCGGGCAACGACCAGCAATCCCGACAGCAAGAAGAGGCACGTGAGCGCGAGCGAGCCGTCTCCGCGCCCGGGGTACGATCGAACGTGACGGCCAGCTCAGGGTATCCAGCGCTGCCGTCCGAAACACCGTGCTTTCGCATTGACCGTTTCGCCCTCGACGTACCCGATGCGCTGCCTGCTTCCCTGAAATCGCAAGGCGCGTCGACATTGCCGATGGACCGCTTCGCCTTCGCGCGCGAATGGCTCGAGCACTACACTGGCCAGTGCATCGGCAAACAGGGGCTCGACATGCTAGTCAAGGGCTTGTCGCAAGCGATCCTGGCGCGCGGATACGTCACGACGCGCGTGCTGCTGCCCGAACAGGATCTGTCGACCGGCACCCTCAAGTTTTCTTTGATTCCCGGCGTGGTCCGCCACGTGCGCTTCGCCGACGACAAGCTCCGCGGCACCTGGAAAACCGCCTTTCCGACCCGCGACGGCGACCTGCTGAACCTGCGCGATCTCGAACAAGGCCTCGAACAAATGAAGCGCGTATCTAGCCAGGACGTGTCGATGCAGATCATTCCGGCCGACGTGCCCGGCGAAAGCGACGTCGTGCTCGACGTGAAGCGCGGCAAGCCGTGGTCGGTCGTTGCATCCGTAGACAACTCCGGCACACGCGCGACCGGCAAGCTGCAGGGCAACCTGTCGCTCGGCATCGACAACCCGCTCGGCTTGAACGACATCTTCAACGTCGGCGTGAGTCAGGATCTCGAACTAGGCGACAAGCGCCTCGGCTCGCACGGCTGGAACGGCTTCTACTCGATCCCGTGGGGCTACTGGACGGCGACGCTTTCGGCCTACACGAACACGTACTACCAGCAGATCGCCGGCGTGAACCAGACGTTCATCGCGAGCGGCAATTCGAAGACGGTCGACTTCAAGCTGAACCGCGTGCTGTCGCGTAGCCAGAACGACGTGTTCGGTGCACAGTTCCGGCTGTCGCGCCGCTTCGGGCAAAGCTTCATCGAAGACACCGAGATCCCGCAACAGCGCCGCAACAACACGTTCGTGGAGTTCGGCCTGACCGATCGCCACTACTTCGGCAACGCGCAGTTCGACGGCACGCTCGCGTACCGGCAGGGCATCGGCGCATTCGGCGCGCAGGACGACATGCTGGCAGCCGATGGCGGCCCGACCTACCGCTACAAGATGGCCGTGCTCGATGCGAACCTGTCGGTGCCGTTCGCGATCGCGCAGCAGCCGCTTCGCTACGTCACGACATTCCACGGCCAGTACACCGGCAACACGCTCTACTACATCGACGACCTGACGATCGGCAGCCGTTACACGGTACGCGGCTTCGACGGCGAGACGATGCTGGCGGCTTCTCGCGGTTTCTACTGGCGCAACGAGCTTCAGGCACCGATCGGGCAGACGGGAATGGCGATCTACGGGGGGCTCGACTATGGCCGAGTGTGGGGCCCGCAGCCGGTCGTGCTGGTCGGCACACAACTGGCAGGCGCGGTGATCGGCATGAAGGGCAGCGTCGCCACGCGTTTCGGCGCCTACGGCTACGACCTGTTTGCCGGCACGCCGCTCTACAAGCCGTCCGGTTTCCCGACGGCGCGCGTGACGATCGCTTTCCAGGCCTCGGCACAGTTTTGA